From the Clostridium cagae genome, the window TCTTTCTTTTTCCAAGTAGTACGATCTGATTCCATAGCATTATCCAATGACTTTTTTAATGCTTCTTTTGCATTTTTCAAATTTTCTTCTGATTCTGAATTAGCATCATCAGTTTTCTTTATGTTTGTTTGTTTTGTAACTGCATCATTAAATGCTTTTGAAATAGTATTAAAATCACTTATGCTATACTCTAACGGTCTATAAACTGACTTAGCAACTTCTATTGTATATTTATTAGTAGATTCAATTAACTTTGAATATCCATCAATCTTTAATCCAATAGCAATTAAATAACGACTATTAGGATTATCAGGACTAAATAATTCCCTAAGTTTTGTATAAGTTGAATCTGTAGCATCAGCCTTCATTGCCTCATTAATAGCATTTACTGACTCTAATACTGCTTGATCAATTTTATTAACATAGAAACTTCCTGATGATTCACGTTCTAAGCTACCTATATTAACTTTAATTTTATATGAACCTTTTTCTAATCCAGTAAAATTGGTTTTAAGATTTCCATTAGCATCTATTTCTACATCATTGCCAGTCTTTGTTGCACATAAAATATTGTCTTTAAATAATTCTACCTTCTTATCTTGACCACTGTATTCATATACTTTAGCAGTAACTGTAGCATTTCCTGAATTATCATTATTAGCTACACCATTTATATTAGTTATTATCAATTCGTTTGGATTAACTTCGCATACTAATTCTATTTTTCCATAATCCTTAATATTAGAAATAGAAATACGTGCAGAATTTTCATCCACTTTATGAGCTCCATCCAATGGTGAACCATCAGTTTTTTTCCATAAATATCTAAATTCACTTGTATAGTCACTATTAACATCTACCATAAGAATTAATTCATTATTTTCATTAGCAAGTATAGCTTCACTAGAATTAATTTTTAAATAGTCATCGACTGTGTTTCCATATTTAGCAATGATTTCTCCATTTATTATATCTGGTTTGCTAAATTCAAATCTAACAGTATAATACTCAAGTTTTATTGGATTTTTACATACTGAATTATCAATTACATTTATAGTTTTTCCTGTATACTTTCCATCAACCAATATTTTATATTGTCCTTTAGTTAAAGTTGCCTTATATGAACTTCCCCCTGCTACTTCTGCATCTATGTTGCTTGATGAAGTTCCCTTTTGGAAGCTTATAGTTCCCTTAAAATCAGACCAATTAACATTATTTTTATAAAGATTTATTGTAACTAAATAAGCACCTGTTAATGACTTCCTAGAATACTCTAAATAATTTATAGCATTTTCTATACTTGATAAAGACGTAGTATCAGAAAATTCAACTTCTATTGCCTTAGTTAAGGCTGAAATATAGCTAGTCCAACTTTCTTTAGTATTCTTATCTTGTTCTTCTATTAAAGTATGTCTTAAAGATCCATCGGAATATTGTTCATTAATAATTTTTGTTAGTTCTTCTTTTGCTTCTTTTAATTTATTATCTGATTCTATTTCATTTTCTTTTTCTTTCTTTAATCTATATTGTTCATTTACAGATAAATCAAAAACTCTAATAATTCCAATTGCTTCATTTTCAAGTTCTTTTTTATATACATTATCACTAGGTGATCCTGATATATAATTATTGGAATTTAAATCATCATAAATTGCTTTTGCTACTGCTAATTGATAAGTTTGATTTTCATCTGAAGTCGAAGTTAATCTTAACTCCTTATATTTATTATGTTGATATTCACTTACACCAATAGCCACCATAGAACTTGTAGTTAATTTATTTTTAATAGCTAATATCTTTTCCTCTTCATTAGCACCGTTATTTACAGCATCATTAATTCCTTTAACTGCATCCCCTAAGTTTTTATCATATTTTTTAACATAGGCATTAAATTCCTTAGTTACTGGAGTAGAACTACCCTTAGATAAAGTTGCAGTTAATTTAACTACTTCTGTTCCAACACCATCTGGTCTATTTACCTTTCCTGTATCATCTATTATATTTGAATCTGATGATTTCCAAGTAATACTACTACCATGTGAACCTTTTGTAGGTAAATTTAAATCATTTGTTACTAAACTTATATCTTGTAATCTAAGTTCATTCATATCTTTTATAACATCACTATTAGCTATTTCATCTTTTGATAATATAATAAATTGTGGTGAATTAGAAGTTACTTTTCCAACTGTTATCTTCGCATAATAAGTTCCTTTTTCAACACCTGTAAATGTAAATCCTATATATCCACTTCCACCTATGTTAAGAGTTTGAGTCTTCTTAACCTCATTAGTCTCTTTATCTATTAAATCAATGGTTGTCTCAGTTAATCCAGCATAATTACTTACCCTTGCACTTACTTTTACATTACCAATATCTGATTCATTTTCACCTACAGTTACTTGTATATTATTAATAATTATTGAATTACTAGTTGAACCAGAATCTCCCGAATCAGAACCATCAGATGAATCTTCTTTGACCCATTTTGCATATACTTTCATATTAGATCTTATCTTAGTATCTTCCGTAAACTCTTTATCAAAATCGTCATCTTTATACCAACCATCAAATTTATATCCACTCTTTGTAGGTTCTTTTGGTAAATCTATAGTTTTCCCTGATTTTATATTAGTTATAGCCGAAACACTACTTCCACCGTCAGTATTAAAAGTAACTTTGTATCTAACTTTTATGGTTTCAACATCCTTAAAAATCTCATCTTCAGAATCACTTGATGAATCTTCAGAATTAGAATATGGTGGTTTAGATCCATATGGTAATTCATTATTGCCATTATCAAAGGCCTTAATAGATTCTGGAATCTTGTCTCCTATTGCATAACCTTGATCATTAAATTTATAGCTTTGACCATTTATAGATACATTTCCTTTTTGCATGATTCCACTATCATCAAAAGCATAAATTTTCCCACATATTTCAACTATTCCTGTTTGCATCACACCATTAGAATCAGCATAATACCAACATCCCCAGTCATTAATCCATCCAGTTCTCATTGCTCCACTATAATCAAAATAATACCAATTTCCATTTATATTTTTCCATCCAATTGAATTATGTCCATTTTCAGTCCAATTCCAATTTCCAGAATAATCTTTTGTCCATGTTGCTGATGCCTTAATAGGTATAAATGTTATTATTGTCGTTGCTGTCAATACCGATGCTAGCATCTTTTTTAAAAGCACATTTTTCATTATTATCCTCCATATGTAAGTTTTTTATGTAAAATATCACTATTTAATATCTAAATTACTAAATAGTAATATTTTATAATATAATCATAACAAACTTTACTTATGATTTGAAGGACATCCTAATAAAAACCCTACACATCCACAAACAATATCTCTTAATTGAGATATTATAGGAATATCCAAATCAGAAACTTGTATGAAATCTCTTACTAAAAGTAATAATATTAATGAAACTAATCCAATTATGAAAACAATAACAATTTGTTCTTCACTTGCACGACTCTTTTTATTTTCATCCTCTAAATTTTCATTATTATTATTTATAATTACCTTATTATTATCATTCAAATAGGCTTTATTACTGTTTTTATTTTCTAAACAGTATTTATTACTTTCTTTTTCATATAAAACTTCTTTTTTATCCTTCACAAAATTTGAACTTATAAAATATCCGAATATAGATGCAATGGTAGTCCTCACTATTATATCTATCCCATTTACTGTTTCTTCAGAATTTATTCCATTACCACCTATAAATAGGTCAAATGTTACATGAAAAAATATAATTATCATAAATATAATTAAACATTTATCTCCTAAACATATTTTACTTAATATTTTCTTTAAATATGAAAATTTCTTTTTCAAAATTAAGCACCTCAATTAAAAAGAACTACTTTTTAATTTTATAATATGAAAAAAAATCACAAGTGATATAACTATCTTATTTATTACGGATACTATTAACTTAACATTTCATATAAATGTAAAAGTCTAATTATATTTAAAAGTATAGGCTCTGTTTTAAATGTGTGTTGATATATGAGCACACTGCTAAAACATAACCTAATTTGAAAACAAAAAAATTATGAGCTTTTATACCTATAATTGTTATTAACAAATTTAAGTATAAAAGCTCATATAAAAATGTTCTTTCAATCTATCCTGAATATTCAATTGCCCTATTTCGGCCTAAAGATTTCGCCATATATAATGCTTTATCAGCCTTTTTTACTCCTTCAAAAAAATCGAATTCATTTTTATTGAATTCATAAACACCAAGACTTAATGTAACACGATTATGTTTTTCACTAGTTAAATAATGATATTTATAATTTTCAACACTCTTTCTAATTCTATCTGCAATCTTTTTAGCTTCTTCTAAATTTATATTTGGTAATAATATCAAAAATTCTTCGCCACCATATCGTCCTAAGGAATCAGTATTTCTAATCTCACTTTTTATTATTGAACTAATGTCTCTTAAAACAATATCACCTATGTCATGACCATATCTATCATTTATTTGCTTAAAATAATCAACATCAATCATTATTATAGAGAACGTCTGCTTAGTCTCTAATTTGTTATTAAAAATTCTTTCTCCTTGAGTTAATATAACATTTCTATTAAACATTCCTGTTAATGAATCATACTTTGCAAAATGTTCAACTGTATTAAATGTTTTACCATTTTGAAGTGCAATTGCTATATAAGATGACAAGATTTTGAGTTCATTTAATTCATTTCTCGTATATGCATTTTTTCTATAGCTTTGAACACTTATAACACCTATTGATTTATTTTTAATAATTATAGGAATATACATTATTGAGTATGGAGCATTCTTGTATTTATTAACATCGAATTTTTTTACATACTTAACATATTCATTTTCAATGTTGTTAATTAAAATTTCTTTTTTACTTTTAAAGCAGTACACACCAAAGCTATTTCTATTGTCAATAGAAATAGAACATAAATTTTTAAGGTCTCCATTTTCTATAAACAATTTATAGTCTAACTCATTTTTGTGTTCATTAAATAAAGCAATTCCAAATATATCAGTATCAATTAATTTTTTAACTTCAATATAAATGGTATATAATAATTTATCTATATCTAATATTGATATTATTTCTTTTCCTATTTCTGAAATACGCTCTATCTTATTATATAATTCCCTATATACATTTGCTTTCTCTTCTAAATTTCTATATTTAAAAATGCTAAACCAACTACTACTGTGTAAATCATATACTCTTTTTTCATACCTAACATAATCTTTCATTGCTTCAAATGCTTCTTTATATTTTCCTAACTTTTCATAAATAGTACTTAATTCTTTATAAACCTTTGATTCCAACGTAATAAAGTTTGTTTCTTCTAATAAATTAAGGCACTCTAAAAACTTTTTTTCTGCTAAAATATAATTTTCATTATATAAACTACACTGTCCCCATCTTATTAATATCTTTGCTCTTAAATAATTATCATCTTGTTTAAGAATTTCTAATGACTTTTCAAATAATTTTATAGCTTTACATTCTTCATTTTTTCTATATAAAACATCTGCAATTATAGAAAATAATTCTACTTTATATATTTTAGTATTGTTCTCATTTATAATTTTCAATGCATATGTAGCGTAATCAAATGTTCTTTCTAAATCATTTATAGAAAGTGCACATTCAGCTAAAATCATAAACATTAATATTTCATGTTTGAAATTAAACTCATTTTTATATGTTTTAAGTTTTTTTAGTATATTAATAGCTTCATTATAATTATAGGAATCTACATATGCATATGATATATTAAGTAATAATATTATAGTTAATTCCTTATCACCTAATTTTCTTGCAATATCAGCACCCCTTAGTGCATTAATTATAGCTAAATCAAACTGACCTATTTTTAAATAGTCAACAAGCAAGGCATTACAAGTTACACTAACACCTTCTAATTCTTTAATTTTTTCAAAATATTCTTTTGACATTAAATGTAATTTTATTGATTTTTCAAAATTACACTCAAGTTGTTCACACCATCCAATATATATTAAACACCAATGTGCTGCTAATTCATAATTAAGTTCTTTTGAAATATTTAAGAGATATTCCATAACATTTTTTACATAATGCGGATCATGTTCAATAGTATCAACTGCAAATTTTCTAAAATAGCCTATATAATTTTCATTATTCATAAAAATCTCAATATGTTCTTGTAATTCAGGAAACTTCATAAACAGTTAACCTCCATGTCAAATCATTAAGTCAATACACAAATCAGTTAAAATTTACTGAACCATCTTTATTAAAATTATAAGTATACCCGTCTATTGTTTTAGTAGTCGTACTCATTGTTCCATCTTCATTAAAATAATAATATTTATCGTCTTTATATAACCATCCTGTTCTCATTGTACCAATATAGTTTATATAATACCAATTATCTCTATAAAATAACCATTCTCCACTTTTCATGCTTCCATTAGCATTAAAATAGTACCATTCATTTTCATTATTAAACCATCCTACTGCCATTTGCCCGTTATTTTTTAGAAAATATCTATTATTATTATATGTTATCCAACCAGTAATCATTTCACCATTATTATTTAAAATATACCAATTACCATTATCACAAATCCATCCTGTTTGCATAGCTCCAATTGAATCTAAAAAATACCACTTGTCTTTATATTGAATCCAGTCTGTTCGCATTCTACCATCATAATCAAAATAATACCATTCATTATCCTCTAAAAGCCATCCCGTTTGCCTTTCTCCATTAATAGATGCATAATACCATTCACCACCAATAGAAAACCAGCCTGTCCTCATATTTCCCCTGTTATTAAAGTAAAAATAGTTATTATATTTTTTATCAAAAAACCATTTATCTTTTATAGGTTCTCCTAATGAATCATTATATCTCCATCTTCCATTCACCATTACCCATTGATTAGGTTTTACAACTGAATTTACAGAATTAGATATATCCGGAGATATTGGAATACCTACATACATATCTAAGTTATATTCCTTAAATCTATTTGTTTCAGAATCAATAACTTTAATTTTAATTTCATATTTCCCAATTCCACTAAATCTTATTCTAATAAGATTCGGATAATCAAGTTCAGTCCCATTAACAATTACTTTATAATTTTTATCCTTTGTTATTGCTTTAAGTACAACTTTAGATGTATCATCATCAATTTCTATATTATATGAATTTCTATCTTTCTTAAAACCAATATTACTTGAATCAATATTTATATCATCTAATAAATAGTTGCTTTCATTTCCACCTCTGTATATATACAAAGTATATGTAGATGTCATAGCACTATCATTATCTTTAACTTCTATTTCAATTTTATTTTTTCCAATTTCTAAGGGTACTAATTCTCTATATTTATCATCCCTTGTTATCACTTTTCCATTAATTTTAACTATATCGTTATAATCTTCTGGTCTAGCTCTCACTACTATTTCTTTAAGTGATTTATCAACATCTAAAATATACGAATACTTTTTCTTAGAAAAATCAATATCGTATTTGTCACTTAAATATATATTATCTAAATATACTTTACTAGCAGCGTATACTTTTTTATTAGTTAAATTCAGATATTTCGACGGTTCCAATATTACAAATATACCAATAACTAAAAATGACATAATAACATTTCTAAAAAATTTCTTCAAACTCATCTCACCATCCCTCTAAATATTTTAGTACTTTTAATTTTACCATTTTAAACATTGATAGTAAATTAACATTAGCTTAAGATAATATTAATGTTTAGAAATTATGGTGTGTTTTAGTATCATGTTGATATATGCATAAGCAAAGTGGACTGAGTAATTGAACTTAGGACTACTAAAAATGAGTATAGTCCCATTTTAGCTTGCTCCCAATATGAAATTGTGACAAGCAGTAAAAGTGACAATACTCATTAAGTATTCTCAAAGTCCAATTACAATGCCACTTTGCCTATTGCATATATCAACTCACACATTTAAAAGACAACTAAAAATTAAATAAACATTTAAAAATCCACTTTACTATTAAAAAAAGGAAGGTCACATCTCTCTCTATGTGACCTTCCTTTTTTTCTCTCTAATAATTAACGATATAATTGAAAATTTAATATAATTATAACATATTTTTTCCACCATTCAATAGATTTTAGAAATATATGTTTATTAATTACAATTTTAACAAAAATTTGACTCAAAATTTAAATATTAAAAATGCCTTAGAGAAAATTTAATATCTCTAAGGCATTTTAATTTAAAATAACATTAACTTATATATTTAATAATCAAACATTACTTTGAAATTTGTTTTTCAATACTAAAAGGATTATCTTATCCAAGCACCGCTTGATCCTAATCTATATCCGCCAACATTTGTATTTTTAAGCATTTTTCCTGATCCATCACAGTAGTACCATGTACCATTGTCATTTACCCAACCAGTTTGCATTGCTCCTGATTGTGGATTTAAATAATACCATTGTCCGTTTATATAAGACCAACCACTTTGCATTTGTCCACTGTATTCATTTAAATAGTACCATGTACCTTTATCAGTTAACCAACCTTTTTTCATAGTTCCATCAGCTTCGAAATGATACCAAGCTCCAGAATTTCTATCTATGAACCATGCATTCTTAATAGGGTTTCCTAATGAATCATTATACATTAAGTTTCCATTAACAGTTACCCATTGGTTTGGTCTAGCAGTTACATTAGTATTATTATTTGAGTTTGAGTTATTCTTATCATCATCTTTCTCGTCTTCTTTATCAGAAGATGATCCCCTGTTAATGATTAATGTGTAAATTCTTTCGTTTTTATCATCATCTTTAACTCTTATTTTAATTTCATTTTTACCTTTATTTAAAGTAACTTTCTTTTCATAATCATCATCGTCATCAACTGTAGCTCCATCGATTTTTACTTTATAATCCTTATCATCTGGTTCTGCTACAATTTTAACTGATGTTTTGCTTTCCTTAACATCTACAGTATAAGTAGTTTTGCTTTCTTTTAAGTTGATATCTTTTCCATCAACTTCAAGATTATCTAAGTAGATATCATCATAATCGTCATCATCATCGTCATCATCGTCGTCTTTATCTCTATCACGTAATACTGTTATTGTATATGTGTTAGATGTGTTTTTCTTATCATCCTTTTTCCATACTTCTACTGTTAATTTTGTAGAAGAAGAACTTACTGTTATTTTCTTATTATCCTTATACTCTTTAGAACTCTTCCTTATTTCATATTCATAATCAGAGTCAGCCTCTGGTTCTATATAGACTGCACTACCTGATTTTATATTTACATAATACCTAGTATTTTTTTCTTCAAAATCTACTTTATCTTTACTTTTACACTTTTTATCATCATAAAGTTGTAATTCACTTCCACTAGATGATTTTTTTACTTCTAAACCTTTTAAAGTAGCCTTTTCAGCAGTCTCAGCTGCATTAGCTTCTGTTGTAAATAGGCTTGTATATTTTACAGGACCCACTGTTGCAAAAGCTGCTACAGTAAGTAATGATGCCATTGTTCTTTTGAATATTTTGTTCATTTAACCATTCCTCCCTTATATGTTGTATATTTTACCACGACAATGATAACAAGTAAATTAATTTAAGCTTAAGATATTCTTAATTCTTTTGTTACAACTTATACTCAATAAAAAATACAATTAAAAAACAAATTTTGGGTACTTTTTTATTATCTTCCTATCCAAGCCCCATCTTTTCCTAATATATATCCATTTATTGTAACATTAGACAACATCATTCCTGATGAACTAAAATAATAATATTTTCCATTATCTATAATCCAACCATTATTCTTCATTACACCAGTATTTTTGTTAATAAAGTACCAATTTGATCCACTTTGTAACCAGCCTGTATGCATAGACCCATTACTATTTAAATAATACCAGTCACTTCCACAAAGTAACCATCCTGTTTTCATAGCACCATTATCATCTAAATAATACCATGACTCTCCATCTTTTAACCAACCTGTTTTCATATATCCATTTTCATCTAAGTAATACCATTTACCAGAAGATTTATCACTATGCCATCTACTCTTAAGAGCATTTCCATTTGAGTCATTATATTGCCATCTTCCATTAGCATCTACCCATTGATCACACTTCTTATTAGAATCTGTTGGTGTACTAGGTTTTACTGTGTTAGAATCCTGCTTATTATTATTTGTATTGTTATTTGTTGATTGATTACCAGAAGTAGATGTTACCCCTCTAGTAATGTTTAAAGTATAAGTTCTCTTATTATCATCGTTATCTTCTATATTTATTTTAATGGTATTTTTTCCTTTTTTAAGATCCACCTCTTTTTTATACTTATCTCCATCATCAACTGTATCACCATCAATTTCAACAGTGTAATCATCCTCATTTTTAGGTACAGCTTTAATCATAATGGAATTCACTGATTCATTAACATTTATATCATAAGAAGTCTTTTGCTTACTAAAATTTATATCACCATCACTTAAAGTTAGGTCTTTTAAATAAACCTTATCAGAATCACTATCCTCATCATCAGAACTAGAGCCATTTTTTACACATATCTTATAAGTTCTTGCTACATCTTCTTCAACATCATCCTCATCAAATTCTCCATCTTCAT encodes:
- a CDS encoding InlB B-repeat-containing protein; the encoded protein is MKNVLLKKMLASVLTATTIITFIPIKASATWTKDYSGNWNWTENGHNSIGWKNINGNWYYFDYSGAMRTGWINDWGCWYYADSNGVMQTGIVEICGKIYAFDDSGIMQKGNVSINGQSYKFNDQGYAIGDKIPESIKAFDNGNNELPYGSKPPYSNSEDSSSDSEDEIFKDVETIKVRYKVTFNTDGGSSVSAITNIKSGKTIDLPKEPTKSGYKFDGWYKDDDFDKEFTEDTKIRSNMKVYAKWVKEDSSDGSDSGDSGSTSNSIIINNIQVTVGENESDIGNVKVSARVSNYAGLTETTIDLIDKETNEVKKTQTLNIGGSGYIGFTFTGVEKGTYYAKITVGKVTSNSPQFIILSKDEIANSDVIKDMNELRLQDISLVTNDLNLPTKGSHGSSITWKSSDSNIIDDTGKVNRPDGVGTEVVKLTATLSKGSSTPVTKEFNAYVKKYDKNLGDAVKGINDAVNNGANEEEKILAIKNKLTTSSMVAIGVSEYQHNKYKELRLTSTSDENQTYQLAVAKAIYDDLNSNNYISGSPSDNVYKKELENEAIGIIRVFDLSVNEQYRLKKEKENEIESDNKLKEAKEELTKIINEQYSDGSLRHTLIEEQDKNTKESWTSYISALTKAIEVEFSDTTSLSSIENAINYLEYSRKSLTGAYLVTINLYKNNVNWSDFKGTISFQKGTSSSNIDAEVAGGSSYKATLTKGQYKILVDGKYTGKTINVIDNSVCKNPIKLEYYTVRFEFSKPDIINGEIIAKYGNTVDDYLKINSSEAILANENNELILMVDVNSDYTSEFRYLWKKTDGSPLDGAHKVDENSARISISNIKDYGKIELVCEVNPNELIITNINGVANNDNSGNATVTAKVYEYSGQDKKVELFKDNILCATKTGNDVEIDANGNLKTNFTGLEKGSYKIKVNIGSLERESSGSFYVNKIDQAVLESVNAINEAMKADATDSTYTKLRELFSPDNPNSRYLIAIGLKIDGYSKLIESTNKYTIEVAKSVYRPLEYSISDFNTISKAFNDAVTKQTNIKKTDDANSESEENLKNAKEALKKSLDNAMESDRTTWKKKDTDYTEESWKSYASAVMSAIKVEQNSTSTLSQITSTTNTLTNAESSLKEGFEGIIKINKDGNLYDGIGTITLKKFENGSFGNIVSGDNVSLGTIKTKRIESGYYNIFVNGKDIGMKVQIGKGLSNSEVLEYYTFNFALSSTISINAGGSTVTLTEVNNRLAEKERNKVIKSGDAVLKENNVVISITPIMVNGVPKESEFVYQWTEVTSDINTATVYNVSKKSEATCIVKPKNPVIFNLLTSADKTGKVNITGQIDYGNSINKDIKVELFKNADLINPVVSKTGVGLNTEGKFSVDLNAPASGKYIAKVTIDSVTKSSNTFEVNIETTP
- a CDS encoding GGDEF domain-containing protein, with protein sequence MKFPELQEHIEIFMNNENYIGYFRKFAVDTIEHDPHYVKNVMEYLLNISKELNYELAAHWCLIYIGWCEQLECNFEKSIKLHLMSKEYFEKIKELEGVSVTCNALLVDYLKIGQFDLAIINALRGADIARKLGDKELTIILLLNISYAYVDSYNYNEAINILKKLKTYKNEFNFKHEILMFMILAECALSINDLERTFDYATYALKIINENNTKIYKVELFSIIADVLYRKNEECKAIKLFEKSLEILKQDDNYLRAKILIRWGQCSLYNENYILAEKKFLECLNLLEETNFITLESKVYKELSTIYEKLGKYKEAFEAMKDYVRYEKRVYDLHSSSWFSIFKYRNLEEKANVYRELYNKIERISEIGKEIISILDIDKLLYTIYIEVKKLIDTDIFGIALFNEHKNELDYKLFIENGDLKNLCSISIDNRNSFGVYCFKSKKEILINNIENEYVKYVKKFDVNKYKNAPYSIMYIPIIIKNKSIGVISVQSYRKNAYTRNELNELKILSSYIAIALQNGKTFNTVEHFAKYDSLTGMFNRNVILTQGERIFNNKLETKQTFSIIMIDVDYFKQINDRYGHDIGDIVLRDISSIIKSEIRNTDSLGRYGGEEFLILLPNINLEEAKKIADRIRKSVENYKYHYLTSEKHNRVTLSLGVYEFNKNEFDFFEGVKKADKALYMAKSLGRNRAIEYSG
- a CDS encoding cadherin-like beta sandwich domain-containing protein; this translates as MSLKKFFRNVIMSFLVIGIFVILEPSKYLNLTNKKVYAASKVYLDNIYLSDKYDIDFSKKKYSYILDVDKSLKEIVVRARPEDYNDIVKINGKVITRDDKYRELVPLEIGKNKIEIEVKDNDSAMTSTYTLYIYRGGNESNYLLDDINIDSSNIGFKKDRNSYNIEIDDDTSKVVLKAITKDKNYKVIVNGTELDYPNLIRIRFSGIGKYEIKIKVIDSETNRFKEYNLDMYVGIPISPDISNSVNSVVKPNQWVMVNGRWRYNDSLGEPIKDKWFFDKKYNNYFYFNNRGNMRTGWFSIGGEWYYASINGERQTGWLLEDNEWYYFDYDGRMRTDWIQYKDKWYFLDSIGAMQTGWICDNGNWYILNNNGEMITGWITYNNNRYFLKNNGQMAVGWFNNENEWYYFNANGSMKSGEWLFYRDNWYYINYIGTMRTGWLYKDDKYYYFNEDGTMSTTTKTIDGYTYNFNKDGSVNFN
- a CDS encoding N-acetylmuramoyl-L-alanine amidase family protein translates to MNKIFKRTMASLLTVAAFATVGPVKYTSLFTTEANAAETAEKATLKGLEVKKSSSGSELQLYDDKKCKSKDKVDFEEKNTRYYVNIKSGSAVYIEPEADSDYEYEIRKSSKEYKDNKKITVSSSSTKLTVEVWKKDDKKNTSNTYTITVLRDRDKDDDDDDDDDDYDDIYLDNLEVDGKDINLKESKTTYTVDVKESKTSVKIVAEPDDKDYKVKIDGATVDDDDDYEKKVTLNKGKNEIKIRVKDDDKNERIYTLIINRGSSSDKEDEKDDDKNNSNSNNNTNVTARPNQWVTVNGNLMYNDSLGNPIKNAWFIDRNSGAWYHFEADGTMKKGWLTDKGTWYYLNEYSGQMQSGWSYINGQWYYLNPQSGAMQTGWVNDNGTWYYCDGSGKMLKNTNVGGYRLGSSGAWIR
- a CDS encoding cadherin-like beta sandwich domain-containing protein, whose translation is MNKRLKHIIAATLVVSAFTTITPAKYINLGAVNAYASSNSMSKDEFDDLVVCKGSSSKELQLYSSSSCKDSDEIDFKFGTKTYYVKISGSTNSVTIDAEVDSDYEAHVFKGNKDKAYDLGEEVKVGSGTTTLYVRIYEDGEFDEDDVEEDVARTYKICVKNGSSSDDEDSDSDKVYLKDLTLSDGDINFSKQKTSYDINVNESVNSIMIKAVPKNEDDYTVEIDGDTVDDGDKYKKEVDLKKGKNTIKINIEDNDDNKRTYTLNITRGVTSTSGNQSTNNNTNNNKQDSNTVKPSTPTDSNKKCDQWVDANGRWQYNDSNGNALKSRWHSDKSSGKWYYLDENGYMKTGWLKDGESWYYLDDNGAMKTGWLLCGSDWYYLNSNGSMHTGWLQSGSNWYFINKNTGVMKNNGWIIDNGKYYYFSSSGMMLSNVTINGYILGKDGAWIGR